The following coding sequences are from one Thunnus maccoyii chromosome 17, fThuMac1.1, whole genome shotgun sequence window:
- the LOC121882689 gene encoding dihydropyrimidinase-related protein 5-like codes for MATNMGSMRILIKGGKVVNDDFTQEADVYIENGIIQQVGKELMIPGGAKVIDASGKLVLPGGIDTSVHLQQTFMNATIQDDFYSGTKAALMGGTTMVMAMVLPEQHCSLLDAYEQCRALADAKTCCDYALHVGVTWWGPKVRNEMETLVREHGVNSFQMFMAYKDMMMLRDSELYQTLQTCKDIGAIARVHAENGELVAEGAKEALDLGISGPEGIEVSRPEELESEATHRAVTIANRAHCPIYLVNVSSMPAGDMIAAAKMQGKVVHAETTVAHAVLNGMQYYHQDWAHAAAHVLVPPLRLDPNTPNYLMGLLGNDTLSVVASEHRPFSTKQRALGKEDFTKIPHGVSGVQDRMSVIWERGVVTGKMDENRFVAVTSSNAAKIYNLYPRKGRIIAGADADVVVWDPDATRTISVSTQVQGGDFNLYEGLRCHGVPLVTISRGRLVCENGVFMCAEGSGKFYPQRTFPDYLYKKMVQREKTQAYKKVARDPYSGDVVKVANTMKKELGLGPIDGDNPNKPCARAHQGVRDLHESSFSLSGSQVDDHIPKRSSARILAPPGGRSSGIW; via the exons ATGGCTACCAACATGGGGTCCATGCGTATCCTCATCAAGGGAGGGAAAGTGGTCAACGACGACTTCACCCAGGAAGCAGATGTCTACATTGAGAACGGCATCATTCAGCAG GTTGGAAAAGAACTGATGATACCAGGTGGCGCCAAGGTGATTGACGCCTCCGGAAAGCTGGTGTTGCCGGGCGGAATAGACACCAGCGTGCATCTGCAGCAGACTTTCATGAACGCCACCATCCAGGATGACTTCTACAGCGGGAccaag GCTGCTCTGATGGGTGGTACCACCATGGTGATGGCAATGGTCCTGCCTGAACAACACTGCTCCCTGCTGGACGCCTACGAGCAGTGCCGAGCTCTGGCCGACGCCAAGACGTGCTGCGACTACGCTCTGCATGTCGGGGTGACCTGGTGGGGACCAAAG GTGCGTAACGAGATGGAGACCCTGGTGAGGGAACATGGGGTCAACTCCTTCCAGATGTTCATGGCCTACAAGGACATGATGATGCTGAGGGACTCTGAGCTGTACCAGACACTGCAGACCTGTAAGGACATTGGGGCCATCGCACGCGTCCATGCCGAGAATGGAGAGCTGGTGGCAGAg gGTGCCAAAGAGGCTCTGGATTTGGGAATCAGTGGACCGGAAGGTATTGAGGTCAGCCGACCAGAGGAG CTGGAGTCTGAGGCGACTCACAGAGCCGTCACCATCGCCAACAGG GCTCACTGCCCAATCTACCTGGTCAATGTATCCAGTATgcctgctggagacatgattgCTGCTGCAAAGATGCAGG GTAAGGTGGTCCATGCAGAGACCACAGTGGCTCACGCTGTGTTGAACGGGATGCAGTATTACCACCAGGACTGGGCTCACGCTGCCGCCCACGTCCTCGTCCCTCCTCTCCGCCTTGACCCCAACACACCCAACTACCTCATGGGCCTGTTGGGCAA TGACACTCTGAGCGTTGTGGCATCAGAGCACCGTCCATTTAGCACCAAGCAGAGAGCTTTGGGCAAGGAGGACTTCACCAAGATCCCTCACGGAGTGTCTGGAGTCCAGGACAGGATGAGTGTCATCTGGGAGAGGGGAGTG GTTACAGGAAAGATGGATGAGAATCGTTTCGTGGCAGTGACGAGCTCTAACGCCGCCAAGATCTACAACCTGTACCCACGCAAGGGTCGCATCATCGCCGGGGCCGACGCTGACGTGGTGGTGTGGGATCCAGACGCAACAAG GACGATCTCTGTGAGCACTCAGGTGCAGGGTGGAGACTTCAACCTGTATGAGGGGCTGCGCTGCCACGGTGTCCCTCTGGTCACCATCAGCCGAGGACGTCTGGTGTGTGAGAACGGTGTGTTCATGTGCGCCGAGGGTTCTGGAAAATTCTACCCACAGCGCACCTTCCCTGACTACCTCTACAAGAAGATGGTGCAGAGAGAAAAG ACTCAGGCTTATAAAAAGGTTGCCAGGGATCCCTACTCTGGTGACGTGGTCAAGGTGGCAAACACCATGAAGAAGGAGCTCGGTTTGGGCCCCATTGATGGAGATAACCCCAACAAACCCTGTGCTCGGGCACACCAGGGGGTCCGAGACCTCCATGAGTCCTCCTTTAGCCTCTCAG gaTCTCAGGTTGACGACCACATCCCGAAGAGGTCCTCGGCTCGGATCCTGGCCCCACCCGGCGGGCGCTCCAGTGGCATCTGGTAA